A single genomic interval of Longimicrobiaceae bacterium harbors:
- the recN gene encoding DNA repair protein RecN yields the protein MLSELRIRNFALIDELSVRLGPGLNVLTGETGAGKSIIVGALSLLLGERATADMVRAGAERASVEGLFDIGDSPDLVHMLDEMGIEVEDGLLVLKREVAIEGRNRAWINGSPTTAGTLGQVGAALVSLHGQHEHQSLLRRDEQRAILDVYGGHEEAQARVSDAHRRLRELTNRIEELERLRAESIQRGDYLRFQLNEIEAANLRVGEEEELAEEEQRLSHSQELMELSSSLANALVGEDESLLGRLGSLRRSVDQLVRIDRGQEELTELFDTAYYALEELGNRLADYATRVEHDPARLEEIRQRRDLLFRLGSKYGGSVEAILEVAQRARAELERIDNAEWELSGLQKEVAAAREELETAAAELTRLRTAAAEKLAGEVGAILPQLGMEGGTFQATILPLREPGSNGSEEVEFRVALNRGFEPRPLAQVASGGELSRVMLALKTVLARQDAVPTLVFDEVDAGVGGVVALQVGDKMREVARSHQVFAITHLPQIASRAQTHLLVRKGERDGLTTTEVQELDAEARVRELARMLGGDPESEVSRRHAGELIERAGAAVRA from the coding sequence ATGCTATCCGAGCTCCGCATCCGCAACTTCGCCCTCATCGACGAGCTGTCGGTGCGTTTGGGGCCGGGGCTGAACGTGCTCACCGGCGAGACCGGGGCCGGGAAGTCGATCATCGTGGGAGCGTTGTCGCTGCTGCTCGGAGAGCGGGCGACGGCGGACATGGTGCGTGCCGGGGCCGAGCGCGCCAGCGTGGAGGGGCTTTTCGACATCGGAGATTCGCCCGACCTCGTTCACATGCTGGATGAGATGGGGATCGAAGTGGAGGACGGTCTTCTCGTGCTCAAGCGCGAGGTGGCGATCGAGGGGCGGAACCGCGCCTGGATCAACGGCTCGCCGACCACGGCAGGCACTCTGGGCCAGGTGGGGGCGGCGCTGGTCAGCCTGCACGGGCAACACGAGCACCAATCGCTCCTGCGCCGCGATGAACAGCGTGCGATCCTGGACGTCTACGGAGGCCACGAGGAGGCGCAGGCCCGGGTGAGTGACGCGCATCGCCGCTTGCGGGAGCTGACCAACCGTATCGAGGAGCTGGAGCGCCTTCGCGCGGAGTCGATCCAACGTGGCGACTACCTGCGCTTCCAGCTCAACGAGATCGAGGCGGCCAACCTGCGCGTCGGGGAGGAGGAGGAGCTCGCCGAGGAGGAGCAGCGGCTCTCCCACTCCCAGGAGCTCATGGAGCTCTCCTCCTCGCTCGCCAATGCCCTGGTCGGGGAAGACGAATCGTTGCTCGGTCGGCTCGGTTCCCTGCGCCGGTCCGTCGATCAACTGGTGCGCATCGACCGCGGACAGGAAGAGCTGACCGAGCTCTTCGACACCGCCTACTACGCCCTGGAAGAGCTCGGCAATCGCCTGGCGGACTATGCCACCCGGGTCGAGCACGATCCCGCCCGCCTCGAGGAGATCCGCCAGCGGCGCGACCTGCTCTTCCGGCTCGGATCCAAGTACGGGGGCTCGGTTGAGGCGATCCTGGAGGTAGCGCAGCGCGCCCGCGCCGAGCTGGAGCGAATCGACAACGCCGAGTGGGAGCTCTCCGGCTTGCAGAAGGAGGTTGCGGCGGCGAGGGAAGAGCTGGAGACGGCAGCGGCGGAGCTGACGCGGCTGCGAACGGCGGCGGCGGAGAAGCTGGCAGGGGAGGTGGGTGCGATCCTCCCGCAGCTCGGCATGGAGGGCGGAACCTTCCAGGCGACGATTCTCCCGCTACGGGAGCCGGGTTCGAACGGGTCCGAAGAGGTGGAGTTCCGGGTGGCGTTGAATCGGGGTTTCGAGCCTCGCCCACTGGCGCAGGTCGCATCGGGAGGCGAGCTGTCGCGCGTGATGCTGGCGCTGAAAACGGTGCTTGCCCGTCAGGATGCCGTGCCGACGCTGGTCTTCGACGAGGTGGACGCCGGCGTGGGAGGCGTGGTCGCCCTCCAGGTGGGCGACAAGATGCGCGAGGTCGCGCGCAGCCATCAGGTTTTCGCCATCACCCATCTGCCGCAGATCGCGTCTCGCGCGCAGACCCACCTGCTGGTGCGCAAGGGGGAGCGGGACGGCTTGACCACCACCGAGGTCCAGGAGCTCGACGCCGAGGCGAGGGTGAGGGAGCTGGCGCGTATGCTGGGAGGAGACCCCGAGAGCGAGGTCTCGCGTCGTCATGCCGGCGAGCTGATCGAGCGGGCCGGGGCCGCGGTGCGTGCTTGA
- a CDS encoding PhoH family protein, whose translation MAEGTIQHRLSAEGADPLLLAGVNDSHLLELSRVGGSRVVLRDDHLLLSGALEDVERSVPVAQHMIDLARAGTPFAVDDIARFAEQARLPDGGLQRLSEGQKIIVPGGKKSITPKTEGQREYIRAIEENDIVVGIGPAGTGKTYLAVAMAVDALFKKRVKRIILARPAVEAGENLGFLPGDLQEKVDPYLRPLYDALDDMMGTERMRRALESRAIEIAPLAYMRGRTLHDAFVILDEAQNATGLQMKMFLTRLGLNSKAVITGDKTQIDLPSREQSGLLQVETVLKGIEGIAFVYMRPTDVIRHRLVKEIIRAYAAASGEPETEEDIAALRSEPAGT comes from the coding sequence GTGGCTGAGGGCACGATCCAGCATCGGCTCTCTGCCGAAGGCGCCGATCCCCTGCTGCTGGCTGGGGTCAACGACAGTCACCTCCTGGAGCTCTCCCGCGTTGGGGGATCTCGCGTGGTGCTGCGTGACGACCACCTCCTGCTCTCGGGCGCCCTCGAAGACGTGGAGCGCTCCGTACCCGTCGCCCAGCACATGATCGATCTCGCGCGAGCGGGGACGCCGTTCGCGGTCGATGACATCGCGCGGTTCGCCGAGCAGGCGCGGCTGCCCGACGGAGGGCTGCAACGGCTGAGCGAGGGGCAGAAGATCATCGTTCCCGGCGGGAAGAAGTCGATCACGCCGAAGACGGAAGGGCAGCGCGAGTACATCCGCGCCATCGAAGAGAACGACATCGTCGTCGGCATCGGGCCGGCAGGTACGGGTAAGACCTACCTGGCGGTGGCGATGGCGGTCGATGCGCTGTTCAAGAAGCGGGTCAAACGCATCATCCTCGCTCGTCCGGCGGTGGAGGCGGGAGAGAACCTGGGCTTCCTCCCCGGCGACCTGCAGGAGAAGGTGGATCCCTACCTGCGTCCCCTGTACGATGCCCTCGATGACATGATGGGCACCGAGCGAATGCGGCGGGCGCTGGAGTCGCGCGCGATCGAGATCGCGCCTCTTGCCTACATGCGCGGGCGCACGCTGCACGACGCGTTCGTGATCCTGGACGAGGCGCAGAACGCCACCGGGCTGCAGATGAAGATGTTCCTCACCCGCCTCGGGCTGAACTCGAAGGCCGTGATCACGGGGGACAAGACGCAGATCGACCTCCCCTCGCGTGAACAGTCAGGGCTCCTCCAGGTGGAGACGGTGCTGAAGGGGATCGAGGGGATCGCGTTCGTCTACATGCGGCCGACCGACGTGATCCGCCACCGGCTGGTGAAAGAGATCATTCGCGCCTATGCGGCGGCTTCGGGCGAGCCGGAGACGGAGGAGGACATTGCCGCGCTACGGAGTGAGCCCGCCGGGACATGA
- a CDS encoding PTS sugar transporter subunit IIA — protein sequence MLLTDLLTPERIKIPLRSTTKEDLLEELVDLAANGAEVKDRQEVLRAVMDREEVLSTGIGHGVAIPHGKSSSVNGLVLVAGVTREGVDFEALDGKPVHLFFLLVGPESAAGEHVKALSRISRLLRRESFRQRLIEAPDPQSFYSVLAEAEAS from the coding sequence GTGCTGCTCACGGACCTGCTGACTCCCGAGCGAATCAAGATCCCGCTTCGCTCCACCACGAAGGAAGACCTCCTCGAGGAGCTGGTCGACCTGGCCGCCAACGGCGCCGAGGTCAAGGATCGCCAGGAGGTGCTTCGTGCGGTGATGGATCGGGAGGAGGTGCTCAGCACCGGCATCGGGCACGGCGTCGCGATTCCGCACGGCAAGTCCTCGAGCGTGAACGGCCTCGTGCTGGTGGCGGGGGTGACCCGGGAAGGCGTGGACTTCGAGGCCCTCGACGGTAAGCCCGTTCACCTCTTTTTCCTCCTCGTCGGACCCGAGTCTGCAGCGGGGGAGCATGTAAAGGCATTGAGCCGGATCTCGCGCCTGCTGCGGCGGGAATCATTCCGCCAGCGGCTGATCGAGGCTCCGGATCCGCAGTCCTTCTACTCCGTGCTGGCCGAGGCGGAAGCTTCGTGA
- a CDS encoding HDIG domain-containing protein — protein MTAKRVGPTSSIRRAALALDQDPEGSWVAALVHHGARVLLLLVTAVIVYVLFPAPRLPDTAVLERGTVASQDVIAEFTFNIPKSPDELLREQVEAASSVPAIYDQVPQATENVVAGLNGFFAEVDSVIGSVPAAERSEALADYLETNRVTPTPGTLQLLLNSSRRAALQRAAVRAVRELFPQGVAPSALPPSVATIYVQEPGGTQRVLTRDSVLTPERLFAMAAQQLGPDNPDGAELLRLLLIRFFEPSLVPNEAATEAARERARAAVDPVKATILKGERIIGAHERVGEEEEARLQAYQAELTRRGMGSGIEDGGFGRAAGAILYNAVVLGLFGLLLIFFRPALYRDWRALLVFALLVLSVAGAGSLIARFNLPPELIPVTFAALIVAVLWDGRLGFSLAMILALLIGGQTPFLGVTALFTTAVGGAAAAFSVRVVERRSKTWLFISIISLAYVIATLTMALLRSRGLAEVGLSMGAGITNAIVASLLAIGFLPLLETFTGITTDQTLLELSDLNRKLLKRLSLEAPGTYAHTVNVANLAEAASSAIGANGLLARVGAYYHDIGKLVKPQYFIENQPRGRNPHDKLKPSTSSAIIRGHVAEGLKLAEADGLPEVVKRFIPEHHGTQQISFFLNRARENDPDAQINPSDFAYSGPKPQTKETAILMMADTVESATRVLQDPTPARIRELVDRLIGQKIAEGQLDEAPLTLAEIGIIKDSLTKVLTGMYHHRIDYPGGQG, from the coding sequence ATGACGGCCAAACGTGTGGGGCCTACCTCGTCGATCCGGCGAGCGGCGCTCGCTCTCGATCAGGATCCGGAGGGAAGCTGGGTAGCGGCCCTGGTACATCATGGCGCGCGCGTCCTGCTTCTGCTGGTGACCGCCGTCATCGTGTACGTGCTCTTCCCGGCACCCCGGCTCCCTGACACGGCGGTCCTCGAGCGGGGTACGGTTGCCTCACAGGACGTCATCGCCGAGTTCACCTTCAACATTCCGAAGTCGCCGGACGAGCTGCTCAGGGAGCAGGTGGAGGCCGCAAGCAGCGTCCCCGCCATCTACGACCAGGTCCCCCAGGCAACGGAGAACGTGGTCGCCGGGCTCAACGGCTTCTTCGCGGAGGTCGACTCGGTCATCGGCTCGGTGCCGGCCGCGGAGCGAAGCGAGGCTCTGGCGGACTACCTGGAGACGAATCGGGTCACCCCCACGCCCGGAACCCTCCAGCTCCTGCTGAATTCGTCGCGGCGAGCTGCGCTGCAGCGCGCCGCGGTGCGCGCAGTGCGCGAGCTCTTTCCGCAGGGAGTCGCGCCCAGCGCCCTCCCCCCCTCCGTCGCCACCATCTACGTGCAGGAGCCCGGCGGCACCCAACGGGTGCTCACCCGTGACTCCGTCCTGACCCCCGAGCGTCTTTTCGCCATGGCGGCGCAGCAGCTCGGTCCGGACAATCCGGACGGTGCGGAGCTCCTGCGCCTCCTGCTCATCCGCTTCTTCGAACCGAGCCTCGTCCCGAACGAGGCCGCGACCGAAGCCGCCCGGGAGCGGGCGCGCGCCGCGGTCGACCCGGTAAAGGCTACCATCCTGAAGGGTGAGAGGATCATCGGGGCGCACGAGCGGGTCGGTGAGGAGGAGGAGGCCCGGCTGCAGGCCTACCAGGCGGAGCTGACCCGCCGGGGGATGGGGAGCGGAATCGAGGATGGCGGCTTTGGCCGCGCGGCCGGTGCGATCCTGTACAACGCGGTGGTGCTCGGGCTGTTCGGGCTGCTCCTGATCTTCTTCAGGCCGGCACTCTACCGCGACTGGCGAGCGCTGCTGGTCTTCGCCCTTCTGGTCCTGAGCGTGGCCGGGGCGGGTTCCCTGATCGCGCGCTTCAACCTCCCTCCGGAGCTGATCCCGGTCACGTTCGCGGCACTGATCGTGGCGGTGCTCTGGGACGGAAGGCTGGGCTTCTCCCTGGCGATGATCCTGGCGCTGCTGATCGGCGGCCAGACGCCCTTCCTGGGAGTCACCGCCCTCTTCACCACGGCGGTCGGTGGCGCGGCGGCCGCGTTCAGCGTTCGGGTGGTGGAGCGCCGCTCGAAGACGTGGCTCTTCATCTCGATCATCTCCCTCGCCTACGTCATCGCCACCCTGACCATGGCGCTGCTGCGGTCGCGCGGGCTGGCGGAGGTGGGGCTGTCGATGGGAGCGGGGATCACCAACGCCATCGTCGCGTCGCTGCTCGCGATTGGCTTCCTGCCATTGCTCGAGACCTTCACGGGCATCACCACCGACCAGACGCTGCTCGAGCTCTCGGACCTGAACCGGAAGCTGCTGAAGCGACTCTCGCTGGAGGCCCCGGGGACCTACGCGCACACGGTCAACGTGGCCAACCTGGCGGAGGCGGCGAGCAGCGCGATCGGCGCCAATGGGCTGCTCGCGCGCGTGGGGGCGTACTACCACGACATCGGCAAGCTGGTGAAGCCGCAGTACTTCATCGAGAATCAGCCGCGGGGGCGTAACCCGCACGACAAGCTGAAGCCCTCGACCAGCTCCGCCATCATCCGCGGGCACGTTGCCGAGGGGCTCAAGCTTGCCGAGGCGGACGGGCTTCCGGAGGTCGTGAAGCGCTTCATCCCCGAGCACCACGGGACGCAGCAGATCTCCTTCTTTCTCAACCGTGCGCGGGAGAACGATCCGGACGCTCAGATCAATCCCAGCGATTTCGCCTACTCCGGGCCGAAACCGCAGACGAAGGAGACCGCGATTCTGATGATGGCGGACACGGTGGAGTCCGCTACTCGCGTCCTGCAGGACCCCACGCCGGCTCGCATCCGGGAGCTGGTGGACCGCCTGATCGGGCAGAAGATTGCGGAAGGGCAGCTGGACGAGGCCCCGTTGACACTGGCAGAGATCGGTATCATCAAGGATTCCCTGACCAAAGTGCTCACGGGAATGTATCATCACCGCATCGACTACCCCGGCGGGCAAGGGTGA
- the aspS gene encoding aspartate--tRNA ligase, which translates to MTSAHSTQYRTDLAGALRASDIGRDVRLVGWVHRRRDLGGLVFVDLRDRGGLFQVSFDPEWSPAEVVRAARDLGPEDVIQVEGRVERRIKENPEMETGEIELRCTTLEVLQKAAPLPIPVYRSPDEALPSEDLRLRYRYLDLRRPELLRNFELRHRAARAVRQYLDEQGFLEVETPMLTRRTPEGARDYLVPSRVHPGEFYALPQSPQLYKQLLMVSGFDRYFQIVRCLRDEDLRADRQPEFTQVDAEMAFVTEEDVFAVAEGMVAAVWKEVLGVELPTPFPRLTYADAMLRYGTDKPDLRYDLEIEDVTEVLQAADFRVFAATKGTPQRIRGLRVPGGASLSRKELDELQEVAKRGGALGAMWVKRSEEGFSGSFARALEGGIGDRFVERTGMEVGDLFVLVAGDFRIHRVEVGHAPDLSAGRSVPVGLEPALDELRRHLAARLQLVDSSQHAWAWVTEFPLFDWDPDADRLVASHHPFTMPHAEDLPRLYGATERDQPLTSAEQRSLYVAGMRSRAYDAVYNGNEMASGSVRIHDPALQGRIFRALGMSAEEARAKFGFLLEAFQFGAPPHAGFAFGFDRMAMLLAGAPSLRDVIAFPKTTAARGLMEGAPAQIAEEDLHDLHIRTVNPSNS; encoded by the coding sequence ATGACTTCAGCTCATTCCACACAGTACCGGACCGATCTGGCCGGTGCCCTGCGCGCGTCCGACATCGGTCGCGACGTGCGGTTGGTCGGGTGGGTTCACCGACGTCGCGACCTCGGCGGGCTGGTTTTCGTCGACCTGCGCGACCGCGGCGGTCTCTTCCAGGTCTCCTTCGACCCGGAGTGGTCGCCGGCGGAGGTGGTGCGCGCGGCGCGCGACCTCGGCCCGGAGGACGTCATCCAGGTGGAGGGCAGAGTAGAGCGGCGGATCAAAGAGAACCCGGAGATGGAAACCGGGGAGATCGAGCTGCGCTGTACCACGCTCGAGGTGCTGCAGAAGGCGGCGCCCCTGCCGATCCCCGTCTACCGCTCGCCGGACGAGGCCCTCCCCAGCGAGGACCTGCGGCTGCGCTACCGCTATCTGGACCTGCGGCGGCCGGAGCTGCTGCGGAACTTCGAGCTTCGACACCGTGCGGCGCGTGCCGTGCGACAGTACCTGGACGAGCAGGGATTCCTCGAGGTGGAAACGCCCATGCTCACCCGGCGCACGCCCGAAGGAGCGCGCGACTATCTCGTTCCCAGCCGCGTACATCCAGGCGAGTTCTACGCGCTGCCGCAGTCGCCGCAGCTCTATAAGCAGCTGTTGATGGTCAGCGGCTTCGACCGCTACTTCCAGATCGTCCGCTGCCTGCGGGACGAGGACCTCCGTGCCGATCGCCAACCCGAGTTCACTCAGGTCGACGCCGAGATGGCCTTCGTTACCGAGGAGGACGTCTTCGCCGTCGCGGAGGGAATGGTGGCCGCCGTCTGGAAGGAGGTTCTGGGGGTCGAGCTGCCCACGCCCTTCCCCCGGCTGACCTACGCCGATGCCATGCTCCGCTATGGAACCGACAAGCCGGACCTGCGCTACGACCTCGAGATCGAGGATGTGACCGAGGTTCTCCAGGCGGCCGATTTCCGCGTTTTCGCTGCAACCAAGGGAACCCCGCAGCGAATTCGTGGACTGCGGGTTCCGGGAGGTGCGAGCCTGTCCCGCAAGGAGCTGGACGAGCTGCAGGAGGTGGCGAAGCGGGGTGGCGCACTCGGCGCGATGTGGGTGAAGCGCTCCGAGGAGGGCTTTTCCGGCAGCTTCGCCCGCGCCCTGGAGGGCGGGATCGGCGACCGCTTTGTCGAGCGCACAGGGATGGAGGTTGGCGACCTGTTCGTGCTGGTCGCCGGCGACTTCCGCATCCATCGTGTCGAGGTCGGCCACGCCCCTGACCTCTCGGCGGGCCGCTCGGTGCCGGTTGGTCTCGAGCCTGCGCTCGACGAGCTACGGCGACACCTCGCGGCCCGGCTCCAGCTGGTCGATTCGTCGCAGCATGCCTGGGCCTGGGTCACGGAGTTCCCGCTCTTCGACTGGGATCCCGACGCGGACCGGCTGGTCGCTTCGCACCACCCGTTCACCATGCCGCATGCGGAGGATCTCCCGCGCCTGTACGGGGCGACCGAGCGCGACCAGCCGCTCACCTCGGCAGAGCAGCGAAGCCTGTATGTGGCCGGGATGAGATCCCGGGCATACGATGCGGTGTACAACGGGAACGAAATGGCCAGCGGGTCGGTGAGAATACACGATCCCGCCCTGCAGGGGCGGATCTTCCGCGCCCTCGGAATGTCGGCCGAGGAGGCACGCGCCAAGTTCGGTTTCCTCCTCGAGGCGTTCCAGTTCGGAGCGCCTCCCCACGCCGGGTTCGCATTCGGCTTCGACCGAATGGCGATGCTCCTGGCGGGGGCGCCGAGTCTGCGGGACGTGATCGCCTTTCCGAAGACGACCGCGGCGCGCGGTCTCATGGAGGGCGCGCCGGCGCAGATCGCGGAAGAAGACCTCCACGACCTGCACATTCGTACCGTGAACCCGAGCAATTCGTGA
- the mgtE gene encoding magnesium transporter: MAKLLEEIRELIRTGTPEELHALLLPFHPSDLADLLAELDEEERRAVLIALAPEPALAAEALAEMEWDEHPEEALALLEPEQIATLVSALSDDDAADIIGELDPEDQIRVLAALPSLHSGDIRDLLRYHEETAGGLMTTELVAIDVELDAREALEEVRRQAQEIGEFYNIYVVDGERRLKGTLPLQALVTAPVGARIADLVEPAIVAVPPEMDQEEVGRIISRYNLVAVPVVDSEGKLLGRITFDDVIDVLEAETTEDILRFGGVSDEEEVRGGWQDAVRSRLPWLLLNLVTAAASATVVVYYAATIERLTLLAALMPVIAGMGGNTGTQALAVTIRRLALSRESPGRRWAVVLKELAVGLINGLAIGVIAALVTALLAIAFGETLLLALVVLLAMWMNLVVAGFAGAFVPIVLERRGVDPAVASSIFVTTFTDMVGFFLLLGLASWMLL; this comes from the coding sequence ATGGCGAAGCTGCTGGAAGAGATCCGCGAGCTGATCCGCACGGGAACCCCGGAAGAGCTTCACGCCCTCCTTCTTCCCTTTCACCCCAGTGACCTTGCCGATCTCCTCGCCGAGCTGGACGAGGAGGAGCGGCGCGCGGTCCTGATCGCGCTGGCCCCCGAGCCGGCCCTCGCCGCAGAGGCACTCGCCGAGATGGAGTGGGACGAGCACCCGGAAGAGGCGCTCGCCCTGCTCGAGCCGGAGCAGATTGCCACCCTGGTCTCGGCGCTCTCCGACGACGACGCGGCCGACATCATCGGCGAGCTGGACCCGGAGGACCAGATCCGGGTGCTCGCGGCGCTGCCGAGCCTGCACTCCGGCGACATCCGCGACCTCCTGCGCTATCACGAGGAGACGGCCGGCGGGTTGATGACGACGGAGCTCGTCGCCATCGACGTCGAGCTGGACGCCCGCGAAGCGCTCGAGGAGGTGCGGCGGCAGGCGCAGGAGATCGGAGAGTTCTACAACATCTACGTGGTGGACGGGGAGCGCCGGCTGAAGGGCACGCTTCCTTTACAGGCCCTGGTGACCGCGCCCGTCGGGGCGCGGATCGCCGACCTGGTGGAACCGGCGATCGTCGCCGTCCCCCCGGAGATGGACCAGGAGGAGGTCGGGCGGATCATCTCCCGCTACAACCTCGTCGCTGTACCCGTCGTCGACAGTGAGGGCAAACTGCTCGGCCGCATCACGTTCGACGACGTGATCGACGTCCTGGAGGCCGAGACCACCGAAGACATCCTCCGGTTCGGCGGTGTATCGGACGAGGAGGAGGTGCGCGGCGGCTGGCAGGACGCCGTGCGGTCACGCCTCCCGTGGCTTCTTCTGAACCTGGTCACCGCGGCTGCTTCGGCCACGGTGGTCGTGTATTACGCGGCGACCATCGAGCGCCTAACCCTGCTCGCGGCGCTGATGCCGGTGATCGCCGGGATGGGCGGGAATACCGGCACACAGGCGCTGGCGGTGACCATTCGCCGCCTGGCGCTGTCGCGGGAGAGCCCGGGGCGGCGCTGGGCGGTGGTGCTGAAGGAGCTGGCGGTGGGGCTGATCAACGGGCTGGCGATCGGCGTGATCGCCGCCCTGGTGACGGCTCTGCTCGCCATTGCGTTCGGTGAGACCTTGCTGCTCGCCCTGGTGGTTCTGCTGGCGATGTGGATGAACCTGGTGGTCGCCGGGTTTGCCGGCGCCTTCGTCCCCATCGTGCTCGAGCGGCGGGGGGTGGACCCGGCCGTCGCTTCCTCCATCTTCGTGACCACCTTCACCGACATGGTGGGCTTCTTCCTGTTGCTGGGGCTGGCGAGCTGGATGCTTCTTTGA
- the ybeY gene encoding rRNA maturation RNase YbeY, which yields MNDRIEVEVGLGEGVTLPITLPHAEAAVRHVLSAEGVQVAEISVAFVGDEEIARLNEEYLAHEGTTDVISFALHAAGESPLGDIYVGVDQAGRQAAEVGVPVADELFRLVIHGTLHVLGYDHPEGPDRAGSVMYRRQEELLTGFLDRIGAQGR from the coding sequence GTGAACGACCGCATCGAGGTCGAGGTCGGGCTGGGGGAGGGGGTGACGCTGCCGATCACCCTTCCGCATGCCGAAGCGGCGGTGCGGCATGTGCTATCCGCAGAAGGCGTGCAAGTGGCCGAGATCTCCGTGGCGTTTGTCGGTGACGAGGAGATCGCGCGGTTGAACGAGGAATACCTGGCACACGAAGGGACAACCGATGTGATCTCCTTCGCGCTGCACGCTGCGGGCGAGAGTCCGCTGGGTGACATCTATGTCGGGGTCGATCAGGCAGGGCGTCAGGCCGCGGAGGTGGGGGTTCCGGTTGCCGACGAACTGTTCCGTCTGGTGATCCACGGAACCCTTCACGTGTTGGGATACGATCACCCGGAAGGGCCGGACCGCGCCGGGTCCGTGATGTATCGTCGTCAGGAAGAGCTACTCACCGGTTTTCTCGATCGGATCGGCGCCCAGGGGCGCTGA
- a CDS encoding VanZ family protein, which yields MPTELDNGLDKAAHFGAFAILGVLLAHGALASRLRYVWPVVIGLVYAASDELHQQFVPGRAPDPADWVADALGVAAGCFILYRLRSGGVRSARRSGPASTGFPHT from the coding sequence TTGCCGACGGAGCTCGACAACGGACTCGACAAGGCGGCGCACTTCGGGGCCTTCGCCATCCTGGGAGTCCTCCTGGCCCACGGAGCGCTCGCCTCGCGCCTCCGGTACGTGTGGCCGGTAGTCATCGGGCTCGTCTACGCCGCGAGCGACGAGCTTCACCAGCAGTTCGTCCCCGGGCGCGCCCCCGATCCCGCCGACTGGGTGGCGGATGCGCTCGGGGTCGCGGCCGGCTGCTTCATCCTCTACCGCCTGCGGTCCGGGGGCGTTCGGTCGGCTCGGCGCTCCGGCCCCGCCTCCACCGGTTTTCCACATACATGA